A genomic region of Saprospiraceae bacterium contains the following coding sequences:
- a CDS encoding beta-N-acetylhexosaminidase, giving the protein MRIILIIIIILNIFSVNGQIDLNRDFPIIPIPKSIQVVGGTYALEQLDKMLVPSGSEAAIEIGKTIQSVLKLGDLKVIKQKKIDKPSPKSLTLSLLPKVDQDEYYKISITKNGIWLQGSSEKAWFYGLQTLAQLFELQAGNKTNNSLPYCLIEDEPRFKYRGLHLDVSRHFFSIASIKHYIRLMSRFKYNTFHWHLTDDQGWRIEIKKFPKLHEQGSSRKATLKGHASHYPAEFDSSTYQGYYSQEEIKEIVSYASNHYIEVIPEIEMPGHSTAALSAYPEYSCSAEDRDVSCTWGVFNTGIYCTQDTSLWFLKEILNEVCALFPGKYIHIGGDEVSKENWKKCEKCQAVKRRQNLKSEEELQSYFLKQIERHLSEKGKTLVGWDEILEGGLPPNAVVMSWRGTEGGIEAAKKKHPVIMCPGSHCYFDHYQSLNSSEPLAIGGFTSLEKTYQFEPIPVGLKTNERLYVLGAQGNVWTEYMPEFKNVLYMAYPRAIALAEVNWAFPSNRSYPGFLSRLKHHISWFKSEDMNITQSMLDLSYQTKYGAQGIELVFNKPPVEGKILVESTREGDVVSEYLKHDTFILHKDIQFKAWYQMEDGFIGKPLRIVFNDHLAVAKPMVLNEMPAERYFSGGLQCLLNGIDAPSNKFGGPEWVGMEGKDFTAIIDLEKNRTIKAVQFQFFHDPGSWIYRPSNIEIQTSEDGKEFSESIKYQISETQSKYIQAEVPMHAISTKFIKVSIKNHGKIKDNYPGAGKNAWLFVGEIQVK; this is encoded by the coding sequence ATGAGAATCATATTAATAATAATTATCATACTTAATATATTTAGTGTCAATGGTCAAATTGATCTAAATCGAGATTTTCCCATTATTCCCATACCCAAATCCATACAGGTTGTTGGAGGAACTTATGCTTTGGAGCAATTGGATAAAATGCTCGTCCCCTCCGGATCTGAAGCAGCCATTGAAATTGGGAAAACCATACAGTCAGTATTAAAACTCGGTGACCTAAAAGTTATCAAACAGAAAAAGATTGATAAACCATCACCTAAAAGTTTGACTTTATCATTACTACCAAAAGTAGATCAGGATGAATATTATAAAATAAGTATCACCAAAAACGGAATTTGGCTACAAGGCAGTTCGGAAAAAGCATGGTTTTATGGATTACAGACCTTAGCCCAATTATTTGAATTGCAAGCCGGAAATAAAACAAATAACTCACTTCCTTATTGCCTGATTGAAGATGAACCCAGATTTAAATACAGAGGTTTACATTTGGATGTGAGCAGGCATTTTTTTTCAATTGCTTCGATTAAACATTACATCCGTCTGATGTCCCGATTTAAGTACAATACATTTCATTGGCATTTAACGGATGACCAGGGCTGGCGCATTGAAATTAAAAAATTTCCAAAACTCCATGAGCAAGGGAGTAGCCGTAAAGCTACCTTAAAGGGCCATGCCAGTCATTATCCTGCTGAATTTGATTCAAGCACTTATCAGGGCTATTATTCGCAAGAGGAAATCAAAGAAATTGTAAGTTATGCTTCAAATCATTACATTGAAGTGATCCCTGAAATTGAAATGCCGGGACACAGTACTGCGGCACTATCTGCTTATCCTGAATACAGTTGCAGTGCTGAAGACAGAGATGTGAGTTGCACTTGGGGCGTTTTCAATACCGGGATTTATTGCACACAAGATACAAGCTTGTGGTTTTTGAAAGAAATATTGAATGAAGTTTGTGCTTTATTTCCAGGTAAATACATTCATATTGGAGGTGATGAGGTCTCCAAAGAAAATTGGAAAAAGTGTGAGAAATGCCAGGCTGTAAAAAGGAGACAAAATTTAAAATCAGAAGAGGAACTGCAAAGTTATTTTTTAAAACAAATTGAAAGACATTTATCTGAGAAAGGTAAAACACTTGTAGGTTGGGACGAAATTCTCGAAGGTGGGCTGCCTCCAAATGCTGTGGTCATGTCCTGGCGAGGCACCGAAGGTGGAATCGAAGCGGCCAAAAAAAAGCATCCCGTAATCATGTGTCCCGGCTCCCATTGTTACTTTGATCATTATCAATCTTTGAATAGTTCTGAGCCATTAGCGATAGGTGGATTTACATCACTTGAAAAGACTTATCAGTTTGAACCCATACCTGTTGGTCTAAAAACTAACGAACGTTTGTATGTCTTGGGAGCACAGGGAAATGTATGGACTGAATATATGCCGGAATTCAAAAATGTTTTATACATGGCGTACCCAAGGGCTATTGCTCTCGCGGAGGTCAATTGGGCTTTCCCGTCAAACAGATCTTATCCCGGATTTTTAAGCAGACTTAAACATCATATATCCTGGTTTAAATCTGAAGACATGAATATCACCCAAAGTATGTTAGATCTTTCATATCAAACCAAATATGGAGCACAAGGCATTGAACTCGTTTTTAATAAACCACCTGTTGAAGGAAAAATTCTTGTTGAATCTACCAGGGAAGGTGATGTAGTCAGTGAATATTTAAAACATGACACCTTTATACTTCATAAAGACATTCAATTTAAAGCCTGGTATCAAATGGAAGATGGTTTTATTGGAAAGCCACTCCGCATCGTTTTTAATGATCATTTGGCTGTTGCCAAACCCATGGTACTTAACGAAATGCCCGCAGAAAGATATTTTTCAGGTGGTCTGCAATGTTTGCTCAATGGAATAGACGCGCCATCCAATAAATTCGGAGGTCCGGAATGGGTTGGTATGGAAGGAAAAGATTTTACAGCTATTATAGATCTCGAAAAAAACAGGACTATCAAAGCGGTCCAATTCCAATTTTTCCATGACCCCGGATCATGGATCTACCGTCCTTCAAATATTGAAATTCAAACGAGCGAAGATGGAAAAGAATTTTCAGAATCCATAAAATATCAAATAAGCGAAACTCAATCAAAATATATACAAGCTGAAGTCCCCATGCATGCGATATCCACAAAATTTATCAAGGTCAGTATAAAAAATCACGGCAAGATCAAGGATAATTATCCAGGAGCCGGAAAAAATGCCTGGTTGTTTGTGGGTGAAATACAAGTAAAGTAA
- a CDS encoding GH92 family glycosyl hydrolase, giving the protein MKNNTDKDCQISFVSYFVLFSLFLLISACQRKTFNNYVNPFIGTGGHGHTFPGACYPFGMMQLSPDTRLEGWDGCSGYHYTDTIIYGFSHTHLSGTGIADFGDLLIMPGQGNLPQDIFSNQIYKSSFKKGTEYAAPAYYKVKLEKHAIWAEMTVGKRTGMHRYTFENADQQWLVVDLKHRDPLLDAGFTKISDTGLEGFRFSSSWAKRQKFFFNIQFDKKISSFRYNADSTQLCLIFENNNSKRLQLHVAISGVDADGAAINLEAEWDAFNFEEMKKSSETEWENHLSRINVKDNNHTKKTIFYTALYHNLIHPSLFQDADGRYLGMDHKIYTTQIDDHFTVFSLWDTYRSTHPLYQLVYPDYNARFIRTFLRQYQTSGQLPVWELAANETWCMIGNHSIPVIANAMAHKDFNFDTALAREAVMQSLNFGKNSGLLFMDKGYIASNEESESVSKTIENSLDFAAAEYIQSRISKKYSPFAYRNLYNPATGFLQAKFNQKFIESFDPREVNFHFTEANAYQYLFGAHHDIPGMIQLMGGVANFKKNLDAVFTSESLMTGREQADITGLIGQYAHGNEPSHHFAYLYNYAESPAQTQKYVRRIKEQFYKNTPDGLIGNEDCGQMSSWYVFSALGFYPVHPFNATYDVGLPSFRSVQIEVPGRSPISIKTRSELSHPYVKAFLKNGKFPGYQFSLKEGDLLEFTLSDHMQIENVGSPELIGNDYKIVPYITKGQHVFQDSTKIELSSLQNLEIQYCLDTINGPILDYIGSFEIFRGSSLFFKLKNEEVGRSWLKADFFEKPKGLKLILKTAYANQYAATGPDALIDGVLGGGDYRDGFWQGFQSNDLIAELELERTEKPGAIQIRFLQDQRSWILLPSEVKLEYSLDGIFFAEMGSLKTEIPQTAESTLIKSYEFKPERDFKYLRLTARNAGKMPAWHLGAGGESWLFCDEIQIIK; this is encoded by the coding sequence TTGAAAAATAACACCGATAAAGATTGTCAAATTTCATTTGTTAGTTACTTCGTTTTATTCAGTCTTTTTTTACTAATTTCAGCTTGCCAAAGAAAAACATTTAACAACTACGTAAACCCTTTTATCGGCACCGGAGGTCATGGGCATACATTTCCCGGAGCATGTTATCCCTTCGGAATGATGCAGCTGAGTCCTGATACGAGACTCGAAGGTTGGGATGGTTGTAGTGGGTATCATTACACCGACACAATTATTTATGGTTTTAGTCATACACATCTCTCCGGAACAGGTATTGCAGACTTTGGCGACCTTTTAATAATGCCGGGTCAAGGAAATCTTCCCCAGGATATTTTTTCTAATCAAATATATAAATCATCTTTTAAAAAAGGAACAGAATATGCCGCTCCGGCATATTATAAAGTAAAATTGGAAAAACATGCGATTTGGGCTGAAATGACCGTAGGCAAACGCACTGGCATGCATCGATATACTTTTGAAAATGCAGATCAACAATGGTTGGTTGTGGATTTAAAACACAGGGACCCGCTTTTAGATGCCGGCTTTACAAAAATATCAGACACAGGTCTTGAAGGTTTTAGATTTTCATCTTCCTGGGCTAAGCGGCAAAAATTCTTTTTCAATATTCAGTTTGATAAAAAAATCTCTTCTTTCCGTTATAATGCTGATTCCACCCAACTATGTTTGATTTTTGAAAACAACAATTCAAAAAGACTTCAGTTACATGTAGCGATTTCAGGGGTTGATGCCGATGGCGCTGCAATTAATCTTGAAGCTGAATGGGATGCTTTCAATTTTGAAGAAATGAAGAAATCATCCGAGACTGAGTGGGAAAATCATCTATCCAGAATTAACGTAAAGGATAATAATCATACAAAAAAAACAATTTTCTATACAGCACTTTATCACAATCTCATCCACCCAAGCCTATTCCAGGATGCTGATGGTAGATACCTTGGAATGGATCATAAAATATACACCACTCAAATAGATGATCACTTTACGGTGTTTTCTTTGTGGGATACTTACAGATCTACACATCCTTTGTATCAGTTGGTATATCCGGATTACAATGCCCGATTCATCCGCACATTTCTCAGACAATATCAAACTTCCGGTCAATTACCGGTCTGGGAACTCGCGGCAAATGAAACCTGGTGTATGATCGGAAATCATTCAATTCCGGTGATTGCCAATGCCATGGCACATAAGGACTTCAATTTCGACACAGCACTTGCCAGAGAAGCCGTAATGCAAAGTTTGAATTTTGGAAAAAATTCAGGATTACTTTTTATGGATAAAGGGTATATAGCTTCTAATGAAGAATCAGAATCAGTTTCAAAAACTATTGAAAATAGTCTCGATTTTGCTGCAGCCGAATATATCCAATCACGTATAAGTAAAAAGTATTCTCCTTTTGCTTACAGAAACTTGTACAACCCTGCGACCGGTTTTTTGCAAGCAAAATTTAATCAGAAATTTATTGAATCTTTTGATCCCAGGGAAGTCAATTTTCATTTTACAGAAGCCAATGCATATCAATATTTATTTGGTGCGCACCATGACATTCCAGGAATGATTCAATTGATGGGTGGTGTTGCAAATTTTAAAAAAAATCTCGATGCTGTCTTTACTTCAGAAAGTTTAATGACCGGAAGAGAACAGGCTGATATAACAGGTCTGATTGGCCAATATGCTCATGGAAATGAGCCCAGTCATCATTTTGCTTATTTATACAATTATGCGGAGTCTCCAGCTCAAACACAAAAATACGTTCGCCGGATTAAAGAGCAATTTTATAAAAATACTCCGGATGGTTTAATAGGAAATGAAGACTGTGGACAAATGTCGTCTTGGTATGTCTTCAGTGCATTGGGATTTTACCCGGTTCATCCTTTTAATGCTACTTATGATGTAGGTTTACCTAGTTTCCGAAGTGTTCAAATAGAAGTTCCGGGCCGATCTCCTATTTCTATCAAGACGCGTTCAGAACTTTCTCATCCATATGTGAAAGCATTTCTTAAGAATGGAAAATTTCCGGGCTATCAATTTTCGCTAAAGGAAGGTGATTTATTAGAATTTACACTTTCGGATCATATGCAAATTGAAAATGTTGGGTCTCCTGAATTAATTGGGAATGATTATAAGATTGTGCCATACATTACTAAGGGCCAGCATGTATTCCAGGATTCAACCAAGATTGAATTAAGTTCATTGCAAAATCTGGAAATCCAGTATTGTTTAGATACCATAAACGGTCCCATTCTTGACTATATAGGCTCCTTTGAAATTTTCAGGGGAAGTTCACTTTTTTTTAAATTAAAAAATGAGGAAGTTGGCCGTTCATGGTTAAAAGCAGATTTTTTTGAGAAACCTAAAGGATTAAAACTAATCCTAAAAACGGCATATGCAAATCAATATGCAGCTACTGGTCCTGATGCTTTGATAGATGGTGTCCTGGGCGGTGGAGATTATCGGGATGGTTTTTGGCAAGGGTTTCAATCAAATGATCTGATTGCTGAACTGGAATTGGAACGAACTGAAAAGCCCGGTGCAATTCAAATTCGTTTTTTGCAGGATCAAAGGTCATGGATTCTTTTGCCATCGGAAGTAAAACTGGAATATTCGCTAGATGGGATCTTTTTTGCTGAGATGGGATCATTGAAAACGGAAATTCCCCAAACAGCAGAATCAACTTTAATAAAATCCTACGAATTCAAGCCGGAAAGGGATTTTAAATATTTGAGGCTAACAGCCAGGAATGCAGGCAAAATGCCGGCATGGCACTTGGGTGCAGGTGGAGAATCCTGGTTATTTTGTGATGAAATTCAAATCATCAAATAA
- a CDS encoding N(4)-(beta-N-acetylglucosaminyl)-L-asparaginase produces the protein MWNRRNFLGAGAILGMGMDKVLKQIAEDLDRAAGKAGFPMVIATWNNENAVQSAWRSLSQGKSALDAVEEGAKIAEANPEDTSVGYGGFPDREGNVTLDACIMDSEGNAGSVVFLEEIKHAVSVARMVMEKTPHVILAGKGAQQFALEQGFIRENLLTPFAKEAYHKWLVKSQYQPVINVERHDTIGILAIDKQKRLSGACSTSGLAFKMRGRVGDSPIIGAGLYVDNEIGAATATGLGEAVLKKVGAFSIVEMMRQGMHPQKACKLAIKRLTSIQTKEAFQVAYIAVNKKGEFGAFSLLPGFQASVMSVKGFEIIEAEALLPKPDGF, from the coding sequence ATGTGGAATCGTCGAAATTTTCTGGGAGCTGGGGCTATACTTGGAATGGGTATGGATAAAGTATTAAAACAAATTGCAGAAGATTTGGATCGGGCAGCTGGAAAGGCAGGTTTCCCAATGGTCATTGCAACCTGGAACAACGAGAATGCTGTTCAGAGCGCTTGGCGCAGCTTATCTCAAGGAAAATCTGCGCTTGATGCTGTTGAAGAAGGGGCTAAAATAGCGGAAGCTAATCCGGAAGACACTTCAGTTGGGTATGGGGGCTTCCCGGATCGGGAAGGAAATGTTACTTTAGATGCCTGTATCATGGATTCCGAAGGCAATGCAGGCTCAGTAGTGTTTTTGGAAGAGATCAAACATGCTGTTTCAGTGGCTCGAATGGTAATGGAAAAAACCCCACATGTGATCCTGGCTGGAAAGGGTGCTCAACAATTTGCTTTAGAGCAAGGATTTATAAGGGAAAATTTACTCACTCCGTTTGCAAAAGAGGCATACCATAAATGGCTGGTCAAATCGCAATACCAACCTGTAATTAATGTGGAGAGGCATGATACCATAGGGATATTGGCCATCGACAAGCAAAAAAGACTTTCCGGCGCTTGCTCCACCAGCGGTTTGGCTTTTAAAATGCGCGGAAGGGTGGGAGATTCACCAATTATTGGAGCAGGTTTATATGTAGACAACGAAATCGGTGCGGCTACAGCCACAGGGCTGGGTGAGGCCGTTCTTAAAAAAGTGGGTGCTTTTTCGATTGTTGAAATGATGCGTCAGGGCATGCATCCTCAAAAAGCTTGTAAACTTGCCATCAAACGACTTACTTCCATCCAAACCAAAGAGGCCTTTCAAGTTGCTTATATTGCCGTAAATAAGAAGGGAGAGTTTGGGGCGTTTTCCTTATTGCCTGGTTTTCAGGCTTCTGTAATGAGTGTAAAAGGCTTTGAAATCATAGAAGCTGAAGCTTTATTGCCCAAACCCGATGGCTTTTAA